A stretch of Plasmodium vinckei vinckei genome assembly, chromosome: PVVCY_05 DNA encodes these proteins:
- a CDS encoding DNA polymerase delta catalytic subunit, putative, with protein MEQNIFSVTNVIPYGPLYDKVKKVKNNDQDENYPVVEEYEKLLKIYERPNPYDSNGCLKFNNNDDLILFQIDLDYTVENIFRNVIYSNEGSTNNSDSKCDSIYEPYKAILGTEKNFVSVPIIRIYTITNCGYSVLVNVHNFFPYFYVEKPNGFNNDDMIKLESMLNETLSLNNQFKMYENKILKIETVQTESIMYFKKSGKTDFLKITVLLPKMVPSLKKYFENGITVNSKHFGGIVYEANLPFILRYIIDKKITGSSWIKCEKNSYIIRSKNKQSSNCTFEIDIHYENIEPMPLENEYQKIPKLRILSFDIECIKLDGKGFPEAKADPIIQISSILYLQGDPIENCAKFIFTLLECASIPGSNVIWFNDEKTMLEAWNEFIIRLDPDFLTGYNIINFDIPYILNRGTALNLKKLKYIGRIKNIPSLVKDANFSSKQFGTHETKEININGRIQFDVYDLIKRDYRLKSYTLNYVSFEFLKEQKEDVHYSIMNDLQNENSESRKRIATYCIKDGLLPLRLIDKLLFIYNYVEMARVTGTPFVYLLTRGQQIKVTSQLYRKCKELNYIIPSTYMKVNNNDKFEGATVLEPIKGYYIEPISTLDFASLYPSIMIAHNLCYSTLIKNNDEISDLNKNDITTVPGKNNFKFVKGNVKRGVLPLIVEELIRARKNVKAMMKNEQNPITKMVLNGRQLALKISANSVYGYTGAAAGGQLPCLEIATSITTFGRSMIEKTKETVESYYCKNNGFEHNATVVYGDTDSVMVKFGTNDVGEAMRLGKDAAERISKEFLNPIKLEFEKVYCPYLLLNKKRYAGLLYTNPNKHDKMDCKGIETVRRDFCILIQQMMETVLNKLLIEKDLNSAIEYTKSKIKDLLTNNIDMSLLVVTKSLGKTEYETRLPHVELAKKLKQRDGATAPNVGDRVSYIIIKGTKGQAQYERAEDPLYVLDNNLSIDHNHYLDAIKNPLSRIFEVIMQNSDSLFCGEHTRHKTILTSSHTALSKFLQKTIRCIGCNSSIKKPPLCNHCKTNKEFSIYMQKIKDLKLKQNEFFQLWTECQRCQGNLHIDVICMNRDCPIFYRRAKIKKDVANLQEQVASLKTEW; from the coding sequence ATGGaacaaaacatattttcGGTCACAAATGTAATTCCTTATGGCCCTCTTTACGATAAAGTAAAAAAGGTGAAAAATAACGATCAAGATGAAAATTATCCCGTTGTAGAAGAATACGAAAAGttactaaaaatatatgagaGACCAAATCCGTATGATTCAAATGGCTGTTTAAAATTCAACAACAATGATGATTTGATATTATTTCAGATCGACTTAGATTACACTgtggaaaatatatttcgaAACGTGATTTATAGTAATGAAGGTTCTACTAATAATAGCGATTCTAAATGTGATAGTATCTATGAACCATATAAAGCAATCCTAGGCacagaaaaaaatttcgTATCTGTTCCAATTATTCGAATATACACCATCACAAATTGCGGATATAGTGTTTTAGTGAATGTTCACAACTTTTtcccatatttttatgtagaGAAACCAAACGGttttaataatgatgatatgATAAAACTTGAATCGATGCTAAATGAAACCCTGAGTCTAAATAATCAATTTAAGAtgtatgaaaataaaatattaaaaatcgAAACTGTTCAAACAGAAAgtattatgtattttaaaaaatcagGAAAAAcggattttttaaaaataactgTCTTATTACCTAAGATGGTTCcatcattaaaaaaatattttgaaaatggtATAACTGTTAACAGTAAGCATTTTGGTGGTATCGTATATGAAGCCAATTtaccatttattttaaggtatattattgataaaaaaataactgGTTCATCATGGATTAAATGTGAAAAGAATAGTTATATTATACGAAGTAAAAACAAACAATCGTCTAATTGTACATTTGAAATAGATATacattatgaaaatatagaacCTATGCCGttagaaaatgaatatcaaaaaattcCCAAATTAAGAATCCTTTCCTTTGATATTGaatgtataaaattagATGGAAAAGGTTTTCCAGAAGCCAAAGCAGATCctattatacaaatatcatcaattttatatttgcaaGGTGACCCAATTGAAAATTGtgcaaaatttatttttacacttTTAGAATGCGCTAGTATACCTGGTTCAAATGTTATATGGtttaatgatgaaaaaacaaTGTTAGAAGCATGGAACgaatttattataagaTTAGACCCTGATTTTTTAACAGGCTATAATATCataaattttgatataccatatatattaaacagAGGTACCGCTttaaacttaaaaaaattaaaatacataggtagaataaaaaatattccaaGTCTTGTTAAAGACGCCAATTTTTCTTCAAAACAATTTGGGACACATGAAACAaaagaaattaatattaatggaAGAATACAATTCGATGTTTACGATCTAATTAAAAGAGATTATAGATTAAAATCGTATACATTAAACTATGTGTCATTTGAATTCTTAAAAGAACAAAAAGAAGATGTGCATTATAGCATAATGAACGatttacaaaatgaaaattcgGAATCACGTAAACGTATAGCCACTTATTGTATTAAGGATGGTTTATTACCCTTACGGTTAattgataaattattatttatttataattatgtagAAATGGCTAGAGTTACTGGTACACCATTTGTTTATCTATTAACTAGAGGGCAACAAATTAAAGTTACTTCACaattatatagaaaatgtaaagaattaaattatattatcccTAGCACATATATGAAagttaataataatgataaatttgAAGGTGCTACTGTTTTGGAGCCAATAAAAGGTTATTATATAGAACCTATTTCGACTCTTGATTTTGCATCTTTATATCCATCTATTATGATCGCCCataatttatgttattCTACactcataaaaaataatgatgaaattTCTGAcctaaataaaaatgatataacaACTGTAccaggaaaaaataattttaaatttgttaaaGGTAATGTAAAACGGGGTGTATTGCCATTAATTGTCGAAGAATTAATAAGAGCCCGAAAAAACGTAAAAGCtatgatgaaaaatgaacaaaatcCAATTACAAAAATGGTGCTTAATGGAAGACAATTAGCACTTAAAATATCAGCAAATTCAGTTTATGGATATACTGGTGCAGCGGCTGGAGGTCAATTGCCTTGTTTAGAAATAGCTACCTCAATTACTACATTCGGTAGATCTATGatagaaaaaacaaaagaaacCGTTGAATCatattattgtaaaaaCAATGGGTTTGAACACAATGCAACTGTTGTATATGGTGATACAGATTCTGTAATGGTTAAATTTGGAACAAATGATGTTGGAGAAGCAATGAGATTAGGTAAAGATGCAGCAGAAAGAATAAGTaaagaatttttaaatccTATTAAATTAGAATTCGAAAAAGTATATTGcccatatttattacttaATAAAAAGAGATATGCCGGCTTATTATACACTAATCCAAATAAGCATGATAAAATGGATTGTAAAGGTATTGAAACCGTTAGAAGAGATTTTTGTATACTTATACAACAAATGATGGAAACcgttttaaataaattattaatagaaAAAGATTTAAATAGCGCTATCGAGTATAcaaaaagtaaaattaaagatttattaacaaataatatagatatgAGTTTATTAGTTGTAACCAAATCATTAGGAAAAACTGAATATGAAACTAGATTGCCACATGTTGAATTagcaaaaaaattgaaacaACGAGATGGTGCTACGGCCCCAAATGTTGGGGATAGAGTTAgttatatcattataaaaGGTACAAAAGGGCAAGCACAATATGAAAGAGCTGAAGATccattatatgtattagataataatttatcaatAGATCATAATCATTATCTAGATGCTATCAAAAATCCACTATCTAGAATATTTGAAGTTATTATGCAAAATTCAGACTCTTTATTTTGTGGAGAACATACAAGGCATAAAACTATCCTAACGTCAAGCCACACAGCTTTATCAAAATTTCTTCAAAAAACTATTAGATGCATAGGTTGTAATAGCTCAATTAAAAAACCACCATTATGTAACCATTGTAAAACGAACAAAGAATTCTCTATCTATATGCAAAAAATCAAAGATCTAAAACTTAAACAAAATGAGTTTTTTCAACTATGGACCGAATGCCAAAGATGTCAGGGAAATTTACACATAGATGTCATTTGCATGAATAGGGATTGCCCCATATTTTACAGGAGAGCAAAAATTAAGAAGGATGTAGCAAATCTTCAAGAACAAGTTGCATCCCTCAAAACTGAATGgtaa
- a CDS encoding up-regulated in infective sporozoites early transcribed membrane protein: MKATYVSLFFFILLFCGVFEYKASSIDDKALPVDDKALPVDDKELPVDDKVSPVDDKVSPVDDKELPVDDKVSPVDEANTPKANNANLENIINKVFKNERNKKIAAIAASIVGSTLAFALTLACMNPEVRNKFRIKKRFNEFDDIDTPRDISLINPVENPYPEKYPEQLPEQLPEQYPEQTPEQYPEQSAEQYLEQYQKHYTKRFLEHYPNPPYSEQIPSDRTYSYSPSEDGTFNTYYMASDTQESYNNLFVDENKEGIVDFIEYRDELSDLMKEAQETYGMDEKPFDPYI; encoded by the coding sequence ATGAAAGCCACATACGTTtctctcttttttttcatattactattttgcggtgtttttgaatataaagCATCATCAATTGATGATAAAGCATTACCCGTTGATGATAAAGCATTACCAGTTGATGATAAAGAATTACCCGTTGATGATAAAGTATCACCAGTTGATGATAAAGTATCACCAGTTGATGATAAAGAATTACCCGTTGATGATAAGGTATCACCAGTTGATGAGGCAAATACTCCAAAAGCTAATAATGCTAACTTagaaaacataataaataaagtatTTAAGAATGAACGAAACAAAAAGATAGCAGCTATAGCCGCTTCTATTGTAGGATCAACACTCGCCTTTGCTTTAACACTTGCTTGTATGAACCCTGAAGTCCGCAACAAATttagaattaaaaaacgTTTTAACGAGTTTGATGATATAGACACCCCTAGAGATATATCATTAATAAACCCAGTCGAAAATCCATACCCAGAAAAATACCCAGAACAACTCCCAGAACAACTCCCAGAACAATATCCAGAACAAACCCCAGAACAATACCCAGAACAAAGCGCAGAACAATATCTAGAACAATATCAAAAACACTATACAAAACGATTTCTAGAACATTACCCAAATCCTCCATATTCAGAACAAATACCAAGCGATCGTACATATAGTTATAGCCCCAGTGAAGATGGAACGTTTAACACATATTATATGGCATCAGATACTCAGgaatcatataataatttatttgtagATGAGAATAAGGAAGGAATAGTTGACTTTATAGAATATAGAGATGAATTAAGCGATTTAATGAAAGAAGCACAAGAAACTTATGGCATGGATGAGAAACCATTCGATccatacatataa
- a CDS encoding rhoptry neck protein 12, putative gives MHKTFNNTVKEHATKNFNGVNYNLKEKTCNNGDDKCKNELENKNIYNEKSTINENKVPYLKNGNNENEILNNILISESVLDSSKEVCEFIVMKNNYFKNFCAMTHLYKDILKLKNTSSKLYDDVTNVSYENEEVSESKVLKNDGDKKIVIENDAHHPKISILYMFEKLCVGGIPLACANILKVDNALDINQYDNQINDIELNDINNIENDLIGSEYSKNKFVENVSDLTE, from the coding sequence ATGCATAAGACATTTAATAATACTGTTAAGGAGCATGCCACCAAAAATTTCAACGGtgtaaattataatttaaaggAAAAGACATGTAATAATGGTGACGACAAATGcaaaaatgaattagaaaataaaaatatatataatgaaaaatccACAATCAATGAAAATAAGGTACCATATTTGAAGAATGGAaacaatgaaaatgaaattttaaacaatatattgATATCCGAAAGCGTTCTTGATAGTTCTAAAGAAGTTTGTGAATTTATTGTTATGaaaaacaattattttaaaaacttTTGTGCAATGACACATTTATACAAAGATATactaaaattaaaaaacacaagcagtaaattatatgatgATGTTACAAATGTTTcatatgaaaatgaagaagTATCTGAATCcaaagttttaaaaaatgatggcgataaaaaaattgttattgAAAATGATGCTCATCATCCTAAAATTtccatattatatatgtttgaaaaattatgtgTTGGTGGTATTCCATTAGCTTGtgctaatatattaaaagtaGATAATGCTCTTGATATCAACCAATATGATAACCAAATAAATGACATAGAATTGAACGATATTAacaatatagaaaatgattTAATTGGTTCagaatattcaaaaaataaatttgtagAAAATGTGTCAGATTTGACCGAATAA
- a CDS encoding enoyl-CoA hydratase-related protein, putative: MLNNLNYIIRKKKISSVLLLPKKFNSIHKNYIKTSIFKDDDIYIDPLEVHNEQRNKTNYLSCGNPDECVYNRSNVGMNTIIINNKYINIELVNKLYKILRDSEVNYTKRFIFLTSLYNDTFNYSYNLYDILKILEIYQKTKNNHYLNIFKKILININELAYLIFSYKKPFISYCNGKIQGSAGFLTFLANNSSSYLHSSYSYNNLSYSFLPYGGISYILTQLRGSLGLYLALTGLEIKSSDLIWSGLCKRWISDDSLELMEITSESQLEVSEQNANILLEEHFLTIPEIYTLKNYEEIIHDHFKYNNLLYILKKLNVSRKSENKKIKNWADQTYQKITSLPPLATHITFEILNILRNYKMELLKRAQITNKLWNDLIKNSYKIAYITKEEISMAELKKTIDNALFIKALNIETNALLNFVSCPDILNGITSYLVKNTDHSFNSNYINNNIFEVKKDIIQYFIFYKNNYEYSPYDRPDISFSSLSVLDKYNQNYNSQHGNSHDKLFYQNEVKKWSDDYLKDELNKINDQLL; this comes from the exons ATGcttaataatttgaattatattataagaaagaaaaaaataagcagCGTATTGTTGCTACCAAAAAAGTTTAATTCTATtcacaaaaattatataaaaactagtatatttaaagatgatgatatatatatagatccTCTTGAAGTACACAATGAGCAAAGaaacaaaacaaattatcTTAGTTGTGGAAATCCAGACGAGTGTGTATACAACAGAAGTAATGTAGGCATGAAtacaattataataaataataaatatattaatatagaacttgtaaataaattatataaaatccTTAGAGATAGTGAAGTTAATTATACTAAGAGATTCATATTCTTAACTTCGTTATATAATGATACATTTAATTATAgctataatttatatgatatattaaaaatattagaaatatatcaaaaaacgaaaaataaccattatttaaacatttttaaaaaaatattaataaatattaatgaattagcatatttaatattttcatataaaaaaccaTTTATATCTTATTGTAATGGAAAAATACAAGGATCTGCTGGATTTTTAACATTTCTTGCTAATAATAGTTCATCTTATTTGCATTCGTcttattcatataataatttaagttACTCATTCTTACCATATGGTGGCATTTCGTATATACTAACACAATTAAGAGGATCGTTAGGCTTATATTTAGCATTAACTGGTCTCGAAATAAAATCATCTGATTTAATTTGGTCTGGTTTATGTAAAAGATGGATATCAGATGATAGCTTAGAATTAATGGAAATAACATCAGAAAGCCAATTAGAAGTTTCTGAACaaaatgcaaatatattactagaagaacattttttaacaatCCCAGAAATATacacattaaaaaattatgaagaaATTATACATGaccattttaaatataataatttgttatatatattaaagaaattaaaTGTTTCGagaaaaagtgaaaataaaaaaattaaaaattggGCTGATCAAacttatcaaaaaattacTTCTTTACCTCCATTAGCAACTCACATCAcatttgaaatattaaatatattaagaaattataaaatggaattattaaaaagggcacaaataacaaataaattatggaatgatcttataaaaaacagttataaaatagcatatataacaaaagaGGAAATAAGCATGgctgaattaaaaaaaacaatagaCAATGcactttttattaaagCTTTAAATATAGAGACAAATGctcttttaaattttgtttcttGCCctgatatattaaatggTATAACATCATACTTAGTTAAAAATACCGATCATTCATTTAattcaaattatattaataacaatatattCGAAGTCAAAAAAGATATTattcaatattttattttttacaaaaataattatgaatattCCCCATATGATAGACCTGATATAAGTTTCTCCAGCTTGAGTGTTcttgataaatataatcaaaattataatagtCAACATGGCAATTCTCATGACAAACTATTCTACCAAAATGAG GTCAAAAAATGGAGCGAcgattatttaaaagatgaattaaacaaaattaacgACCAACTTTTATAG
- a CDS encoding early transcribed membrane protein, whose product MKLAKAFYFFAFLLAINVLVPGSNNYVEAKPKSKKVAKGGNGFIRKIQNNKVAFLSTLAATIALAIGTTFGVMHLQKKNDGKPTNTKAVKNTPAKNTPTKTQNAAPAKNTPTKTQNAAPAKNTPTKTQNAAPAKNTPAKTPSPTPETNTISPSLFDIPPRTYIPGTY is encoded by the coding sequence atgaaattagCAAAAgcattctatttttttgccTTTTTATTGGCCATAAACGTTTTAGTCCCAGGATCTAATAATTATGTTGAAGCTAAAccaaaatcaaaaaaagtTGCCAAAGGTGGTAATGGGTTTATTagaaaaattcaaaataacAAGGTTGCATTTTTATCTACATTAGCTGCAACAATAGCATTAGCAATTGGTACTACATTTGGTGTAATGCATCttcaaaagaaaaatgatGGAAAACCCACAAACACCAAAGCAGTCAAAAATACCCCAGCCAAAAATACCCCAACCAAAACCCAAAACGCAGCACCAGCCAAAAATACACCAACCAAAACCCAAAACGCAGCACCAGCCAAAAATACCCCAACCAAAACCCAAAACGCAGCACCAGCCAAAAATACCCCAGCCAAAACCCCAAGCCCAACACCAGAAACTAATACAATATCACCATCACTATTTGATATACCTCCAAGAACATACATACCAGGAACATACTAA